The Nitrospira sp. genomic interval TATGTCACGCTCGAGGATGTGAAGGATCGGGAGGGGTTGGTCCAGAATCTGGCGGACTTGCTGGGACTCGACCCGGTCATGATCCGGAAGAAATTGGCCGTGCGAGGCAGCAAGATGCTGCCGAAGAAAATCAAAGACCGGTTGACCTTGCGTGACGCCACCGTAATCGAATCCCATCGCCTCGATCTCCCGGGTGTGATGATTCAGGTGGAGTCGCAACGGAACTATCCCGGCGGCATGGCTGCAGCCCATCTCCTCGGGTATGTCGGGGAAATTTCCCCTGAACAACTCGAGAAGCCGGAATTTGCGGATCTCCATCAGGGCAGCGTTGTCGGGCAGTATGGCGTCGAGAAATCGTTTGACCGGCACGTGCGCGGCCAGGCCGGACAAAAAAGCGTCGAAGTGGATGCGTTGGGACATGAGAAGCGGACGGTGCAGGTGGATAAGCCCCTCGCCGGAAACGATCTCTATCTCACGATTGATATTAAGTTACAGAAAGTGGCGGAGGACCTGCTGGGGGAAGAATCCGGTGCGATTGTCGCCTTGGATCCCACCACCGGGGATGTGTTGGCCATGGCGAGTCGACCGGGCTTCGATCCGAATATTATGTCGCGCGAGCTTACGCCAAAACAGTGGGTTGAGATCGTCCAGGATGAGAGACGCCCGCTCAACAACCGGGCGTCGCAAGGGCAGTATCCTCCCGGATCCACGTTCAAAGTCCCGATGGCCGTCGCGGCCCTGGAATCCAATACCATGTCGCCGTCGAGTTCCGTGCTCTGCACGGGCGGGTACCAATTCGGCAAACGCATCTACCACGATTGGAAAGCGACCGGCCACGGGTATGTCGATCTTCACAAGGCGCTTGTCCAGTCCTGCGACGTGTATTTTTACACGATCGGGCAACGGATGGGGATCGACACCATGGCGGAGTATGCCAAGGACTTCGGCCTTGGCCATGAAACCGGCATCGAATTGCCGTCGGAGCGAGTGGGGTCGATCCCGTCCACGGCCTGGAAACTGAAAGTGAAGAAAGAAGCCTGGCTGCCGGGTGAAACGATTTCAGCCGCGATCGGACAGGGGTATGTCACGGTGACGCCCTTGCAGATGGCCAGCATGATCGGCACCGTGGCCAACGACGGCGTGAGTTATCGCCCGCGTCTGGTGCAGGCCATCATGGATCGCACCACCGGAAATTTCCAGGAAATGCCGGCGGTGGCCCGAGGGAAAGCGCATGCGAAACCGGAAACCTTCCGGATCATTAAAGAGGCATTGGCGGCCGTTGTGACGGAAGGGACGGCGACGCGTGCAAAGTCTTCGATCGTGACGATTGGAGGCAAAACCGGGACGGCACAAGTCGCGGCCTTGGGGAAAGAGAAGAAGGCGGAGAAAGACATTCCCAAGAAGTTTCGAGATCATGCCTGGTTCGTGGCATTTGCGCCGGTCGATGCTCCGAAGATTGCCGTGGCGGTGCTGGCGGAACATATGGGGCATGGCGGGTCGGCGGCGGCGCCGCTGGCCAAAGAAGTGATTGAGACCTATATGAAGCTGCGCGCTCAAGAGCCGGCGGTTGCCCCGCAATCGTAGTGCAGGCGAAGATACGCATGCTGCGTGTGACGTGTGAATTGTTATGATTGATCGTCTAACCGACAACCGCGGCCTCGATAGTTTCGACTATCGTTTTCTGGCCTTGGTGCTGGCCATCCTTGGGATCGGCGTCCTGTCGATTCACAGCGTAACCCATAGCCAGCAGACCGGCCTCGCGCCCTATTACATCAAGCAGATTGCCTGGATTCTCATGGGTAGCGCGGCTTTCGTGTTCATGCTGGTGTCGGACTATCACCGCATTGCCCGGATGGCCTATCCGCTCTACGGAGTCGTGCTGCTCATGCTGGCCTTTGTGCTGCTTGAGGGGCGAACGAGCAAGGGGGCGCAACGCTGGATTGCGCTCGGCCCGTTCAGTTTTCAGCCGTCGGAATTTGCCAAGCTGGTGTTGATCCTTGTCCTGGCGCACTACTATTCGAAGACCCCTCGGGTCGGGTGGTTGCAACGGGTGATCATGCCGGGGATGCTGATGTTTCCCGGTCTGGTGTTGATCCTCAAACAGCCTGATTTGGGGAGCGGACTGAGTTTCGTGGCCGTCTATGCGGCCATGCTTTTGATGGTCGGCGTGCGGTCGAAGGCGCTGGGAGTGATCCTTCTTCTTGTGGTCATGTTGTTCCCGTTTGCCTGGGAAGGGGTCTGGGGGTCCTTGCATGATTATCAACGACAGCGCATTATGGCCTTCGTTGACCCGGAGTACGATCCGGGAGGGAAGGGCTATCACGCCCTGCAGTCCAGAATTGCGATCGGATCCGGGGAGCTGATGGGAAAAGGACTCTACGGAGGGACGCAAAGCCAGCTGAAGTTCCTCCCGGAAGGCCATACAGACTTTGTGTTTGCCGTCTATGCGGAAGAATGGGGATTTCTGGGAGTGTTGCTGTTGTTGGTGCTGTTTGTCGCACTGATCTGGCTCTCTCTGGAGATCGCCTCGAAAGCGAAAGATCAATTGGGCGCGTTGCTCGCCGCCGGTATTGTCGCCATGTTGTGTTTTTGCGTCGTGGTGAATATCGGGATGACGGCCGGGATGTTTCCGATCGTCGGGATTCCGCTGCCCCTGATGAGCTACGGAGGCAGCGCGACGGTGATGACCATGGCGTCGTTGGGATTGTTGCTGAACGTCAAACGGAGACGGCTGAGTTTGTTCTATTGAGCAGGGATACGGGTGTGAAGCGGTGTGAATGAGTGGAGTGTTCTGAGGCGTGGGATTGAGTCGCTGGAATGTGGCGTGGATGGTGGATGTGGCGGACCTGGGCATCGTGCCCGCGTCTGTCGCCCATCGCGTCGTTCTAAGGCTCGCAGACTAAAGGAGTAGTTATGGGAATTGAGATTGCGATTTCGGTCGCACGGGAAGAAACCCGTGTGGCGGTATTGGACGGCGGTGTGGTCACGGATTTATTCGGGGATCGGGCCAAACACAAGGATTTCGTCGGGAACGTGTACAAGGGGAAGGTCGCGAAGGTGCTGCCGGGTATGCAAGCGGCGTTTGTGGACATCGGTCTGGAAAAGGCCGCGTTCATGCACGTGTCCGATCTCTCGGAAGACGCCGAGCCGGGTGACACCCTGGTGGATGCCACCGATGACGATGATGATAAGGATGCGGATATGCTCAGGCCGAAACGCCAGAGCGCCAAGCCCATCGAGCAGTTGCTGAGCGAGGGGCAGGAGTTGATGGTCCAGATCTCGAAAGGCCCGATCGGGACGAAGGGTCCGCGGGTGACCACCTATGTCTCGCTCCCCGGCCGGTACCTGGTCTTCATGCCGAATGTCGAGCATATCGGAGTCTCTCGTCGGATCGCGAAGGACGAGGAGCGCGCCCGATTGAAAGACATCATGCGCCGGGTCCGCCGCCCAGGGTGCGGCTACATTGTGCGCACCGTAAGTGAAGGCGTCAAAGAGGAAGAACTGAAGTCCGACGTCGACTTTTTGCACGTGCTGTGGCAAGACATCCTGACCAATCGAGAAAAGCTGGGTGCGCCGGCGTTGTTGCATACGGATTTGAGCCTCAGCTTTCGCGTGGTGCGCGATTTGTTCGGGCGGAAAGTGGATCGCCTGTGGATCGATTCACGTCAGGAGTATGATGCCGTTCGAGACTTCGTGCAGCGGTTTTCTCCGGAGCAGACCTCCCGCATTCATTTCTATGACAAGGATGAAAGCCTCTTCGATCATCTGGGCATCGAGCAAGAGATCACTCGCGCGACGAGCCGGAGGGTGTGGCTGAAATCCGGGGGCCACTTGGTGATCGATCATACCGAGGCCATGACGGTCATCGACGTCAATACGGGGCGGTTTGTCGGCAAGCGCGATCAGGAAGAGACGATTCTTCGCAATAATCTGGAGGCCGCCAAAGAAGTGGCCTATCAGATGAAGCTGCGCGGGATCGGCGGCATTATCATCGTCGACTTTATCGACATGGAACGGGAAAAGAACCGGGATAAGGTCTATCACGCGCTGGTGGATGCCATGGCGTCGGACAAAGCGCGAACCAGGATCTCCAGGATTTCGGACCTTGGGCTGATTGAGATTTCCCGTGAACGTGTCCGCGAAGATCTTCTTCGGTCTTTGTCCGAGCCCTGTCACTACTGCGAAGGTCGCGGCTATACCAAATCTCCGACGACGGTCGCCTACGAGATTTTCCGGGAGATTCGGAAAATCGGCGAATCGGGAGAGAGTCAGCGGATCGTCATCGGGGCTCATCCCACTGTTGTGGGGCTGCTCCAAGATGAAGAGCGTCAAGGCCTCGAGATGCTGGAGCGTGAATGTTCGGCGAAGATCATCATCACCCCGGACAGTCAGTTGCATCTTGAACAGTATGACCTCGTCGCTTTGTAGGCAGGGCAGCGGCCTGAGCAATATGCAGTCCTAGTCCGGTCGTGGGGGCAGGGGCGCGCGCGTCCATGCCACGCACGTGCATTCAGCCTCACGCAAGCTCTCCCGCGCAGGCCCGTCGCATGGATTCCATTCAGCTCACATCCTGGCTGCTTCTCCAGTCGATCGACGGAGTCGGTGACCGCACCGTTCTCAAATTGGTGCAGGCGTTCGGGACTCCGGCAGGGGTGTTGACCTCCTCCGCTGATGACCTGACACGCGTCGGGTGCAGCGCTGAACTCGCTGAGGTGATTAGGCGGGGAGCCGATCTCAAGGTCCGTCATCTCATCGATCGCCAAGTGAAGCTGGTTGAGCGGCTTGCGATTCATGTCATCACCCTGACCGATCCCTCGTATCCGAAGCGGCTGAAGGCGATTCCCGATCCGCCGCCATTGTTGTATTACACGGGTTCGCTCCATGAACAAGATGGGATGGCTCTGGCGATTGTCGGAGGGCGGTCTGCGACCACCGCGGGGAAGGCCATCACGGAAGAGATTGCCCAGGAGTTAGCCCGAGGCGGCTGGACCATTGTCAGCGGGATGGCGCGGGGAATCGATGCTGCGGCCCATCGCGGCGCGTTGGCGGGGAAGGGCCGTACCATAGCCGTGCTCGGCTGCGGCGTCGATCAGACCTACCCGCCGGAGCATGATCGGTTGCGGAAAGAGATTGAGGAACATGGGGCGGTGCTGGCGGAGCTTCCGGTAGGTGCTCCGCCTCAGAGTCATCATTTCCCGAGGCGGAATCGGATCATCAGCGGCCTGTCCGTCGGAGTGCTCGTGGCGGAGGCGGCGATGAATAGCGGCTCGCTCATTACCGCCAAGCTGGCATTGGAGCAGGGGCGCGATGTGTTTGCCCTTCCGGGGTCTGTCAAAGAAGCACGATGCCGCGGGTCGAACGGATTGATCAAAGAGGGCGCCCGATTGATCGAGTGCGCAGCGGATATGATCGGGGAGTTGCTGCCGCAAGTGGAGCCCGCTCTTCGAACCCGGGCGCTGGTGGGAGAGGGAGCGTCATCGGCGCCCGCGGGATTGGGGGCGGACGAACAGCGTGTGTACGAGGTGCTCTCCCACGAGGCGCAATCGGTTGATGTCGTGATCGAACGGACGGGACTGAGTGCCGCGCAGGTCACTGCGACGATGCTGGCGCTGGAACTTCGCGGCTATGTGCGACAGCTGCCGGGTCCGCAATATCTGCGCCGCTAACC includes:
- the mrdA gene encoding penicillin-binding protein 2, translated to MATSSTHESELGELQRRLMLLRVGLLLVVGLLAVRLWHLQIREGPYYRDLSENNRTRSVLLEPARGLIYDRHGVLLANNVPSFSLYVTLEDVKDREGLVQNLADLLGLDPVMIRKKLAVRGSKMLPKKIKDRLTLRDATVIESHRLDLPGVMIQVESQRNYPGGMAAAHLLGYVGEISPEQLEKPEFADLHQGSVVGQYGVEKSFDRHVRGQAGQKSVEVDALGHEKRTVQVDKPLAGNDLYLTIDIKLQKVAEDLLGEESGAIVALDPTTGDVLAMASRPGFDPNIMSRELTPKQWVEIVQDERRPLNNRASQGQYPPGSTFKVPMAVAALESNTMSPSSSVLCTGGYQFGKRIYHDWKATGHGYVDLHKALVQSCDVYFYTIGQRMGIDTMAEYAKDFGLGHETGIELPSERVGSIPSTAWKLKVKKEAWLPGETISAAIGQGYVTVTPLQMASMIGTVANDGVSYRPRLVQAIMDRTTGNFQEMPAVARGKAHAKPETFRIIKEALAAVVTEGTATRAKSSIVTIGGKTGTAQVAALGKEKKAEKDIPKKFRDHAWFVAFAPVDAPKIAVAVLAEHMGHGGSAAAPLAKEVIETYMKLRAQEPAVAPQS
- the dprA gene encoding DNA-processing protein DprA: MDSIQLTSWLLLQSIDGVGDRTVLKLVQAFGTPAGVLTSSADDLTRVGCSAELAEVIRRGADLKVRHLIDRQVKLVERLAIHVITLTDPSYPKRLKAIPDPPPLLYYTGSLHEQDGMALAIVGGRSATTAGKAITEEIAQELARGGWTIVSGMARGIDAAAHRGALAGKGRTIAVLGCGVDQTYPPEHDRLRKEIEEHGAVLAELPVGAPPQSHHFPRRNRIISGLSVGVLVAEAAMNSGSLITAKLALEQGRDVFALPGSVKEARCRGSNGLIKEGARLIECAADMIGELLPQVEPALRTRALVGEGASSAPAGLGADEQRVYEVLSHEAQSVDVVIERTGLSAAQVTATMLALELRGYVRQLPGPQYLRR
- the rodA gene encoding rod shape-determining protein RodA, producing MIDRLTDNRGLDSFDYRFLALVLAILGIGVLSIHSVTHSQQTGLAPYYIKQIAWILMGSAAFVFMLVSDYHRIARMAYPLYGVVLLMLAFVLLEGRTSKGAQRWIALGPFSFQPSEFAKLVLILVLAHYYSKTPRVGWLQRVIMPGMLMFPGLVLILKQPDLGSGLSFVAVYAAMLLMVGVRSKALGVILLLVVMLFPFAWEGVWGSLHDYQRQRIMAFVDPEYDPGGKGYHALQSRIAIGSGELMGKGLYGGTQSQLKFLPEGHTDFVFAVYAEEWGFLGVLLLLVLFVALIWLSLEIASKAKDQLGALLAAGIVAMLCFCVVVNIGMTAGMFPIVGIPLPLMSYGGSATVMTMASLGLLLNVKRRRLSLFY
- a CDS encoding Rne/Rng family ribonuclease — translated: MGIEIAISVAREETRVAVLDGGVVTDLFGDRAKHKDFVGNVYKGKVAKVLPGMQAAFVDIGLEKAAFMHVSDLSEDAEPGDTLVDATDDDDDKDADMLRPKRQSAKPIEQLLSEGQELMVQISKGPIGTKGPRVTTYVSLPGRYLVFMPNVEHIGVSRRIAKDEERARLKDIMRRVRRPGCGYIVRTVSEGVKEEELKSDVDFLHVLWQDILTNREKLGAPALLHTDLSLSFRVVRDLFGRKVDRLWIDSRQEYDAVRDFVQRFSPEQTSRIHFYDKDESLFDHLGIEQEITRATSRRVWLKSGGHLVIDHTEAMTVIDVNTGRFVGKRDQEETILRNNLEAAKEVAYQMKLRGIGGIIIVDFIDMEREKNRDKVYHALVDAMASDKARTRISRISDLGLIEISRERVREDLLRSLSEPCHYCEGRGYTKSPTTVAYEIFREIRKIGESGESQRIVIGAHPTVVGLLQDEERQGLEMLERECSAKIIITPDSQLHLEQYDLVAL